The genome window ATGGTGAACATCATCATGTCTGGTGCCAACACGTTAAACATGACCCCGGTGCTGTGGTTCCTGAGGGAGGGCGGTGTGTTCATCATGCTGGCCGCCTCGGTCATCAGCCTGCTGGCCATTGCCATAGAGCGCCATGTCACCATGGTGAGGATGAAGCCGTACCAGGGGGACAAACAGGGGCGGATGTTTGCTCTGATTGGAGCGAGCTGggtgctgtctgtgctgctgggcaTCCTCCCTGTCCTGGGCTGGAACTGCATGGGCCAGCTGGACCAGTGCTCCACAGTCCTCCCGCTCTACGCCAAGAGCTACATCCTCTTCTGCATCACCGTCTTCAGCGCCATCCTCATGTCCATCGTGGTGCTCTACGTCCGCATCTTCCGCATCGTCAAGGCCAACACCCAGCGCCTCGCTTCAGTTCCGCAGCGCAAAGGCCTCTACCGCAAGTCCCAGAAGTACATGGCCCTGCTGAAGACCGTCACCATAGTCCTGGGAGTCTTCATCGCGTGCTGGCTgcccctcttcatcctcctcctgcttgaCTTCTGCTGCCCAGCCAAAAGCTGTGAGGTGCTCCTGAAGGCAGACTACTTCCTGGGCATCGCCATCTTCAACTCCCTCCTGAACCCCATCATCTACACCCTGACCAGCAAGGACATGAGGAGGGCCATCCTCAGGCTGCTCTGCCAGCACTGCCTCATAACAAAAGACGGACAGGTGAAGAAGATTGGGATGCCCTTCCTGGAGTGCAGCACCAGTAAGACTGACGCAGCCGCTCACAGACTGGAAGGACTGGAGACAACAGTATCCTCCGGTAACTTAACACCCTCGACTATCAAAGCCATTTACCCCAGGATGTCTAAAACATGACACGGCGGCTCATTTAACACAGAGAGCAAGCACTCACACACGGACATGGACCGCTAATCTGAGCTGCATGTGTGCTCTAGTCGAGCAAGCGTGCACGTCAGGAGCTGAAGTTTTGTGTTGCACTCCGCCACAGTTCTGGTGTTAATCTTCATGGAACAGAATAAGCTCGGTGTATGTGTTAAGTGTCCAAATTGGGAGAAAGACATTGACTTTTTCAAGTTCGTGTGCATATTTTCTACGACAGGTTaatcatgaaaaacaggaaatgtgaatgCATTAATAGTAGCTGGCAGTTTCTTGTTAAAAGCGCATTAAGTTTGTCTCTTAGACACTGAAAACAAGGCCAGCATTTGTCAGAGGTCATTCCTCCagcaaaatcatttcatttttttaatcagtgtttgCCTTTGcacataaaatgaaatcaaaggCTGTGTACAAGACATTTCACATAAATTCAGACAATTATGCTGCACATCTGATAGACCAGGACCCAAGCATGAGATTTATCCTTATCTGCTCCCCCTGTGCAGCATATAATGATATGTGGTTACAAACACAGAGCATCCACACCCAAACCCTGCTGCCAAACCCATGTAATTTGTGCCATGTGAGTTTTGGTCAGCAGTAACGCTGGGTAGAGGTCCCCTCGGCCGAGATCAGAGGCTCAGCGGCCTGGAGACGCACTGAACACGTCATGTGGAGGGCCGCGCTGAGCGGTTTGCAGCTTTGG of Chelmon rostratus isolate fCheRos1 chromosome 17, fCheRos1.pri, whole genome shotgun sequence contains these proteins:
- the s1pr5a gene encoding sphingosine 1-phosphate receptor 5a, which encodes MATEAFHAAHAAAAPSAIPMSPSTGKLLQMFHEYQSNAVIIEHYNFTGKLKENKYKEGLKPEAIAFLLVCLLIVVENAVVLVAIWKNKKFHLPMYYLLGNLTLSDLLAGFTYMVNIIMSGANTLNMTPVLWFLREGGVFIMLAASVISLLAIAIERHVTMVRMKPYQGDKQGRMFALIGASWVLSVLLGILPVLGWNCMGQLDQCSTVLPLYAKSYILFCITVFSAILMSIVVLYVRIFRIVKANTQRLASVPQRKGLYRKSQKYMALLKTVTIVLGVFIACWLPLFILLLLDFCCPAKSCEVLLKADYFLGIAIFNSLLNPIIYTLTSKDMRRAILRLLCQHCLITKDGQVKKIGMPFLECSTSKTDAAAHRLEGLETTVSSGNLTPSTIKAIYPRMSKT